One region of Aminobacterium colombiense DSM 12261 genomic DNA includes:
- a CDS encoding succinate--CoA ligase subunit beta: MKLYEFQGKELFARCGISVPKRRLVRSFEDLETLDAPLVLKSQVLSGGRGKAGGVVVCDDNASLVQEGKRLIGSSLKGERVLALLAEEKVDILQEYYLSFVIDGELKKPLIIASAAGGMEIEKVAEEEPEKILKLSFDPLAGPSDYHFRRIADFLSLRNELKDLRKVLRAMYALFNQYDASLIEINPLVKTSAGLIALDSKINLDDDAEFRQKEIFQEFQEQQNVIQQNNAKAKDEGTITYVPLDGNIGMISDGAGTGMLSLDLIRDFGGEAADFCEMGGLTSPDVMYQAMETVFNRATKELKSLLVILIGGFNRMDEMAEGIIRYKNDHGLSVPLFVRLCGTMETEGKKMMIDSGLPVFDDLEEAVEKAVMAAEGE; this comes from the coding sequence ATGAAACTCTATGAATTTCAGGGAAAAGAGCTTTTTGCCCGTTGTGGCATCTCTGTTCCTAAAAGAAGGCTCGTGCGATCTTTCGAAGATCTAGAAACCCTTGACGCTCCTCTCGTATTAAAATCACAGGTTCTTTCTGGAGGACGAGGAAAAGCTGGTGGAGTGGTAGTATGTGATGACAATGCTTCTCTTGTTCAGGAAGGGAAAAGATTAATAGGATCAAGCCTCAAGGGAGAGAGAGTATTAGCCCTTCTTGCGGAGGAAAAGGTAGATATTTTACAAGAATACTACCTTTCATTCGTTATAGATGGAGAACTTAAGAAACCACTGATCATTGCCAGTGCCGCCGGAGGCATGGAAATAGAGAAGGTAGCTGAAGAAGAGCCAGAAAAAATTTTGAAATTGTCTTTTGACCCTCTTGCGGGGCCTTCTGATTATCATTTCAGAAGAATTGCAGATTTCCTGAGTCTTCGTAACGAACTCAAGGATTTGCGTAAAGTCTTACGAGCCATGTATGCCCTGTTCAATCAGTATGATGCAAGTTTAATTGAGATTAATCCATTAGTGAAAACCTCCGCAGGACTTATTGCCCTCGACTCAAAGATCAATCTAGATGACGATGCTGAATTTCGTCAAAAAGAAATTTTCCAAGAGTTTCAGGAACAGCAAAATGTAATCCAACAAAACAACGCAAAAGCGAAAGATGAGGGTACCATTACCTATGTTCCTCTTGATGGGAATATCGGTATGATTTCAGACGGAGCTGGTACGGGGATGCTTTCTCTTGACCTTATTCGTGATTTTGGCGGGGAAGCCGCTGATTTTTGCGAAATGGGAGGCTTGACTAGCCCTGATGTGATGTATCAGGCTATGGAAACAGTGTTTAACAGGGCTACGAAAGAGCTAAAAAGTTTGCTGGTTATACTCATCGGTGGATTTAACAGAATGGATGAAATGGCAGAAGGCATTATTCGCTACAAAAATGATCATGGTCTTTCAGTGCCTCTTTTTGTGAGGTTATGTGGAACTATGGAGACAGAGGGTAAGAAAATGATGATAGACTCAGGCCTTCCAGTGTTTGATGACCTTGAAGAAGCTGTTGAAAAAGCTGTTATGGCAGCGGAGGGTGAATAG
- a CDS encoding homoserine dehydrogenase produces the protein MRIALIGFGGVGKAFIELLHDKHEILKSMGLTLILKSVMNSKGGIYNPMGIDPLRLIEHVHQGGELCEFPDEGIRKETFQNLIMRRDVDLLIETTPTNNKTGEPGLTHISKALERGFHVVTANKGPVLLAYKQLCTLAAKSHVQLGIGCTTGGALPTINAGRFDLAGAQILSIEGILNGTSNYILSEMEERDCSYEEALKQAQQMGIAETDPSLDVEGWDTATKLLILTNILMEEEHKLREIRVEGITRLSPQHIQEAKKEGKRLKLIGKAEKGNNRTALTVGIEALSQDHPLFNVNSTNKAVRYITDTLGDLTVIGGASGTKSAAASILRDIINIYKGYPFV, from the coding sequence ATGCGCATTGCCCTTATTGGTTTTGGAGGAGTAGGAAAAGCTTTTATAGAGCTCTTACACGATAAGCATGAAATATTAAAGAGCATGGGCCTTACACTTATCCTTAAGTCTGTAATGAACAGCAAGGGGGGTATCTATAATCCTATGGGAATTGACCCCCTGCGTCTTATTGAACACGTCCACCAAGGAGGAGAGCTTTGTGAGTTTCCCGATGAAGGTATTCGTAAAGAAACCTTTCAGAACCTTATTATGCGGCGAGATGTGGATTTATTAATAGAAACGACACCCACAAACAATAAAACGGGAGAGCCTGGACTGACCCATATCAGCAAAGCATTGGAAAGAGGTTTTCATGTAGTAACGGCCAACAAGGGACCCGTTCTTTTAGCTTATAAACAATTATGCACCCTTGCCGCCAAAAGCCACGTGCAATTAGGGATAGGCTGTACAACAGGTGGAGCTTTGCCCACTATTAACGCAGGACGTTTTGATCTTGCAGGAGCCCAAATTCTTTCCATTGAAGGAATTCTTAACGGAACAAGTAATTATATCCTCAGCGAAATGGAAGAACGAGATTGCAGCTATGAAGAGGCATTGAAACAGGCCCAACAAATGGGCATAGCAGAAACAGACCCTTCACTGGATGTGGAAGGCTGGGATACTGCAACAAAACTTCTCATACTTACCAACATTCTTATGGAAGAAGAACATAAACTAAGAGAAATTCGCGTTGAGGGAATAACCCGTCTTTCACCCCAACATATTCAGGAAGCGAAAAAAGAAGGAAAACGTCTTAAATTAATAGGAAAGGCTGAAAAAGGAAATAACCGAACAGCGCTTACAGTGGGAATTGAAGCTTTAAGCCAGGATCACCCCCTCTTTAACGTGAATAGTACTAATAAGGCCGTACGTTATATAACCGACACTCTTGGAGACCTTACGGTTATAGGAGGAGCATCGGGAACTAAGTCCGCAGCTGCTTCTATTTTACGAGATATTATTAATATTTATAAAGGATACCCGTTTGTTTAA
- a CDS encoding pyridoxal phosphate-dependent aminotransferase, translating to MSRKVLSDLVAGIEPSPTEETSFLANSLKRQGVDVISFAQGEPDFDTPDYIKNAAIEAVQEGFTKYTDVPGILELREAVVQKLKRQNNLDYDVLEVLIGNGGKQLLYEVFATLCDPGDEVVIPTPCYVSYVDQIRLTGANAVFMPTQEVNKFRPRLEEVQKIWNPKVKVFVLNSPCNPTGAVFEEEEMRKIMDFLVEKETFVVTDEVYEYLLYNGAKHTSPAALDIRYKPWCVLVNSVSKTYAMTGWRVGYAAGPKEIIKGMNALQGHVTGNVNSIAQKAVVEALSGPQEDIVLMVGEYAQRKDYIVNRINSINGLSCIDPDGAFYIFANVKKLIGKTFGRERIKNDKDVAKFFLNVAHVAVVPGIAFGYEGYVRFVFAKSLDTIKEGLDRIEKAILRLE from the coding sequence ATGAGTAGAAAAGTTTTATCGGATCTTGTCGCTGGCATAGAACCATCTCCCACCGAAGAAACGTCTTTTCTGGCGAATAGCTTAAAACGCCAGGGTGTTGATGTTATCAGCTTTGCTCAGGGAGAGCCAGATTTTGATACCCCCGATTATATTAAGAATGCCGCTATAGAAGCTGTTCAAGAGGGATTCACCAAATATACTGATGTTCCAGGGATTCTTGAACTTAGAGAAGCTGTGGTGCAAAAACTAAAACGTCAGAATAATCTTGATTATGATGTTTTAGAAGTTCTTATAGGTAATGGTGGGAAACAGCTTCTTTACGAAGTTTTTGCTACATTGTGCGATCCAGGGGATGAAGTGGTTATACCTACACCTTGTTATGTGAGCTATGTAGATCAAATACGTTTAACAGGGGCCAACGCTGTTTTTATGCCTACTCAGGAAGTGAATAAGTTTCGCCCTCGCTTAGAAGAAGTACAAAAGATTTGGAACCCGAAGGTTAAAGTTTTTGTTTTGAACTCGCCTTGTAATCCCACAGGTGCTGTGTTTGAAGAAGAAGAGATGAGAAAAATAATGGATTTTCTCGTGGAAAAAGAAACTTTTGTAGTTACAGATGAAGTATATGAGTATTTACTTTATAACGGAGCGAAGCATACTAGCCCTGCGGCCTTGGATATACGGTATAAACCATGGTGCGTTCTTGTTAATAGTGTTTCTAAAACTTATGCAATGACTGGTTGGCGAGTAGGGTATGCGGCTGGGCCAAAAGAAATTATCAAGGGAATGAATGCTCTTCAGGGCCATGTAACAGGAAATGTGAACTCTATTGCCCAAAAGGCAGTGGTAGAGGCTCTTTCTGGCCCTCAGGAAGATATTGTTCTTATGGTAGGGGAATATGCGCAGCGTAAAGATTATATAGTTAATAGAATTAATTCTATCAATGGACTCTCATGTATCGACCCAGACGGTGCTTTTTATATTTTTGCCAATGTAAAAAAACTGATAGGCAAAACCTTTGGGAGGGAAAGAATCAAGAACGATAAAGATGTGGCAAAATTCTTTCTCAATGTCGCTCATGTGGCGGTAGTGCCAGGGATAGCCTTTGGTTACGAAGGGTATGTGCGTTTTGTTTTTGCGAAGTCTCTCGACACCATTAAAGAAGGCCTCGATAGAATAGAAAAAGCCATACTCCGTCTTGAATAG
- a CDS encoding YeeE/YedE thiosulfate transporter family protein — protein MQRKMRPMNPYVAGSLAGLLSVASTWLSGKYFGASTSFVRSAGFVEKTLASEHFSTVGYLVKNAPKIDWQLMFVAGIFLGALVSSLVSGTFRFQWVPDSWEDRFGKRIFPRAIIAFFGGIVAMFGARLADGUPSGHGLSGSLQLAVSGFIALVLFFGAGMLVARILYGRE, from the coding sequence ATGCAGCGCAAAATGAGACCTATGAATCCTTATGTTGCAGGAAGTCTGGCAGGCCTTCTTTCAGTAGCTTCTACGTGGTTATCTGGGAAGTACTTTGGGGCTTCAACGTCCTTTGTCCGATCTGCTGGTTTTGTGGAGAAGACACTTGCATCAGAACACTTTTCTACAGTTGGCTATTTAGTTAAAAATGCTCCTAAGATTGACTGGCAGCTGATGTTTGTGGCAGGTATCTTTTTGGGAGCCCTTGTGAGTTCTTTAGTTTCGGGTACCTTTCGATTTCAATGGGTTCCAGATTCCTGGGAAGATCGCTTCGGGAAACGCATTTTCCCCCGGGCTATAATAGCTTTCTTTGGAGGTATTGTCGCTATGTTTGGGGCCCGACTGGCTGATGGGTGACCGAGTGGGCACGGGCTAAGCGGTTCGCTTCAGCTGGCGGTAAGCGGATTTATTGCTCTGGTTCTCTTTTTTGGCGCAGGAATGCTTGTGGCCCGCATCCTGTACGGAAGGGAGTGA
- a CDS encoding DUF6691 family protein, protein MELDLIFGLVTGIIFGILLQRSETIRYDRQLGALRLLDFTILKFMLSTIIVAMIGTYFLRDLGVVKLSIKPTILGGVIPGGILFGIGWGLLGYCPGTSLGALGEGRFDALWGILGMVAGAALYAEAYPYMEQTLLTWGNLGKITVPEVIGINHWIVITVFLLGVLLFFQWSEKKGL, encoded by the coding sequence ATGGAGCTGGATCTAATTTTTGGGCTTGTTACAGGTATCATATTTGGTATTTTGCTTCAGCGATCTGAAACTATTCGCTATGACAGGCAGCTTGGTGCTCTTCGCCTCCTCGATTTCACTATTCTTAAGTTCATGCTTTCTACGATTATTGTAGCCATGATTGGGACATATTTCCTTAGAGATTTAGGGGTTGTAAAGCTTTCAATAAAACCAACAATTTTAGGAGGAGTCATCCCTGGCGGTATTCTGTTTGGCATAGGCTGGGGGTTGTTGGGATATTGTCCGGGAACATCTTTAGGAGCTTTGGGGGAGGGGCGTTTTGATGCTCTATGGGGTATTTTAGGGATGGTAGCAGGCGCTGCCCTTTATGCCGAAGCCTACCCCTATATGGAGCAGACGCTTTTGACATGGGGTAACCTTGGGAAAATTACCGTTCCAGAAGTTATAGGTATTAACCATTGGATTGTAATTACGGTATTTCTATTAGGAGTTCTTTTATTTTTTCAGTGGAGTGAAAAGAAGGGGCTTTAA
- a CDS encoding RidA family protein: MRPVRLHAPDAPAPKGFYSPAVRIGNLIFTAGQLPLDPKTGECLRGSVEEQTDLVIRNIKALLETNGSSLEHVVKSTIFIRSTDQWDAVNKVYSRYFENTTPPARGIYCGLDINYGLDIEMEVVAAIAEPEE, from the coding sequence ATGAGACCTGTCCGTTTACATGCTCCAGATGCACCTGCACCAAAAGGTTTTTATTCTCCAGCTGTTCGTATTGGCAACCTCATTTTCACAGCAGGGCAGCTTCCTTTAGACCCTAAAACAGGAGAATGCCTCAGAGGCTCTGTGGAAGAACAAACAGATTTAGTTATTCGCAACATAAAGGCCCTTCTCGAAACGAATGGCTCCTCCCTTGAGCATGTAGTGAAATCCACTATTTTCATACGCAGCACCGATCAATGGGACGCTGTAAACAAAGTATATTCTCGCTATTTTGAAAACACCACTCCACCAGCGCGGGGTATTTACTGCGGCTTAGACATTAACTATGGGCTTGATATTGAAATGGAAGTCGTAGCGGCCATAGCGGAGCCAGAAGAATAA
- a CDS encoding DMT family transporter: protein MKRNPEIPSPTSITYYKGSFSVLASASLLGSVAILALFAYKENVNVMTMLLLRFSLSTLFLFLFSICKKGYQCVCVERKQFLRLFLLGGVFYAFFCFSYFSSIQYIPASLAVLIFYTYPTLVAIVSSFINKERITRIVVMSIFLSFFGLYFVSGPGLASANIKGLLLAVCASVFYAAYVIYGHSVMKVTPFHITVAYVYLCATISYGIGGLLAQNVVLPRTFSAWFYVFLVSFISVCGFITFFIGVKLTTPTVASILSMVEPLVTVLLSVIFFQDRLSLMQGIGGGLVLLGALLIILKNRIEKR from the coding sequence ATGAAAAGGAATCCGGAAATACCATCCCCAACATCCATTACCTACTATAAAGGCTCTTTCTCAGTGCTTGCTTCCGCATCTCTTTTAGGATCAGTTGCTATTTTAGCCTTATTTGCCTACAAGGAAAATGTAAATGTGATGACCATGTTGTTGCTTCGTTTTTCTCTTTCCACGCTTTTTTTATTTCTCTTCTCAATTTGTAAAAAGGGTTATCAATGTGTTTGTGTTGAAAGAAAACAATTTTTACGTCTTTTCCTTTTAGGCGGAGTATTTTACGCCTTTTTCTGTTTTAGTTATTTTTCATCTATTCAGTACATCCCAGCGTCCTTAGCTGTCCTCATTTTTTATACATATCCAACGTTAGTTGCGATAGTTTCCTCTTTTATCAACAAGGAAAGAATTACTCGCATTGTTGTAATGTCTATTTTCCTGTCTTTTTTCGGGCTGTACTTTGTTTCGGGGCCTGGCTTGGCATCCGCGAATATAAAGGGACTTCTTTTAGCAGTATGCGCCTCTGTGTTTTATGCTGCCTATGTAATTTATGGTCATTCAGTAATGAAGGTAACTCCTTTTCATATAACAGTAGCTTATGTTTACCTGTGTGCCACTATTTCTTATGGCATTGGTGGATTATTGGCACAGAATGTGGTTTTGCCACGTACTTTTTCTGCCTGGTTTTATGTTTTTCTTGTGTCTTTCATTTCTGTTTGTGGATTTATTACTTTCTTCATAGGAGTTAAGCTTACTACTCCTACTGTTGCTTCTATTCTTAGCATGGTCGAACCCCTTGTGACTGTGCTTCTTTCAGTGATATTTTTTCAAGATCGACTGTCCCTTATGCAGGGCATAGGAGGGGGTCTTGTTCTTTTAGGGGCACTTCTCATCATTTTGAAAAATCGCATTGAAAAAAGATAG
- the trpB gene encoding tryptophan synthase subunit beta → MIQKNRKGYFGEYGGSFVPEALQVRLDELEEAYEEAKKDPSFSNEFITVLKEYVGRPSALTECKNISRHFGGGRLFLKREDLNHTGAHKINNALGQALLARRMGKNELIAETGAGMHGTASATVAALMGMKCTVYMGAVDVARQAPNVARMKVLGTEIVAVQDGQKTLKEAVDAALKAFAEQPDTFYLLGSAVGPHPYPTMVRDFQSIIGKEARSQFLEREQKLPDYAIACVGGGSNAIGLFSGFLDDSEVKIIGVEPAGKGLATGEHAATLSVGQPNIIHGFKSYVLSKENGEPAEVYSISAGLDYPGVGPEHAYLKDIGRVDYKSVTDEEAIDAFKLLSNKEGIIPALESSHALAYAFKLLPALAKDQTVLVNLSGRGDKDMDTVLPLLV, encoded by the coding sequence ATGATACAGAAAAACAGAAAAGGATATTTTGGAGAGTACGGCGGCAGTTTCGTTCCGGAAGCACTTCAAGTACGCCTTGATGAGCTTGAGGAAGCATATGAAGAGGCAAAAAAAGATCCTTCGTTCAGCAATGAATTCATTACTGTTCTAAAGGAGTATGTGGGGAGGCCATCGGCCTTAACAGAGTGTAAGAATATCTCCCGTCACTTTGGAGGAGGCCGTCTGTTTCTTAAACGTGAAGATCTAAATCATACAGGGGCCCATAAAATCAACAATGCCTTAGGACAGGCTCTTCTAGCTCGCCGCATGGGTAAAAATGAACTCATAGCAGAAACAGGGGCTGGAATGCATGGCACCGCCAGTGCCACAGTGGCAGCCCTTATGGGAATGAAATGCACAGTCTATATGGGAGCCGTCGATGTAGCAAGACAGGCACCAAATGTGGCACGAATGAAAGTTCTCGGAACTGAAATAGTTGCCGTGCAGGATGGACAAAAGACTCTGAAAGAAGCAGTAGACGCTGCATTAAAAGCCTTTGCAGAACAGCCTGATACTTTTTATCTGCTCGGTTCGGCAGTGGGACCCCATCCCTACCCCACTATGGTCCGTGATTTTCAAAGTATCATAGGCAAAGAAGCTCGCTCTCAATTCTTAGAGCGGGAACAAAAACTCCCGGATTACGCCATTGCCTGTGTTGGCGGAGGAAGCAACGCCATCGGGCTTTTCAGTGGATTCCTGGATGACTCTGAAGTTAAAATCATAGGAGTGGAACCTGCTGGGAAAGGCCTTGCTACCGGAGAACATGCCGCAACTCTTTCTGTTGGTCAGCCAAACATTATCCATGGTTTTAAAAGCTACGTCCTTTCAAAAGAAAACGGGGAACCAGCCGAAGTTTATTCCATATCGGCAGGCCTTGATTATCCAGGGGTCGGACCGGAGCATGCCTATCTTAAGGATATTGGACGGGTAGACTATAAATCTGTGACAGATGAAGAAGCTATCGATGCTTTCAAACTCCTCAGCAATAAGGAAGGAATTATTCCTGCCCTAGAAAGCTCTCATGCCCTTGCCTATGCATTTAAACTTCTTCCTGCATTGGCGAAAGACCAGACCGTGCTTGTAAACCTTTCTGGACGGGGAGATAAAGATATGGATACTGTACTACCTCTTTTAGTGTGA
- a CDS encoding YeiH family protein — MMVLQSPFFWIATGLILTFTFNSPALALCVGSIIALIWGNPLKNITGKLSKYLLQLAVILLGFGLQLNVILKVGYTSLGITFFSISTTMLLGWLLGKLYKVEHNVSLLINSGTAICGGSAIAAMSPAIGASQAQTAVAMAVVFLLNGIALLIFPYAGHFMELSQTDFGIWAALAIHDTSSVVGASAIYGTEALVIGTTVKLTRALWILPLSFLGAKLNKNQSKATIPWFLFGFLLTALIRSLMPEADGCWNMLALGGKKLMVGTLFFVGAGLTKEDLKKIGKGALLKAVTLWVLVSLLSLTVIKLGFIHLGL, encoded by the coding sequence ATGATGGTCCTTCAGTCACCATTTTTCTGGATTGCAACCGGCCTCATTCTCACTTTTACTTTCAACTCTCCTGCCCTAGCCCTCTGCGTAGGCAGCATTATTGCTCTCATTTGGGGAAACCCTTTGAAGAATATAACGGGAAAACTTTCAAAATACTTACTTCAGCTCGCCGTCATCCTTTTGGGATTTGGGCTGCAACTCAATGTTATTCTAAAAGTAGGTTATACTTCCCTGGGAATCACATTTTTTAGTATTTCTACGACCATGTTGCTTGGATGGCTTCTTGGAAAACTCTACAAGGTAGAACATAATGTTTCTTTACTTATTAATAGTGGAACTGCCATATGCGGCGGAAGCGCAATCGCAGCCATGTCTCCCGCAATTGGCGCTTCTCAGGCCCAGACTGCCGTGGCTATGGCTGTTGTCTTTTTACTGAATGGAATTGCGTTACTGATCTTTCCCTATGCGGGACACTTTATGGAATTAAGCCAGACCGACTTTGGTATTTGGGCCGCCCTTGCTATCCACGATACAAGCAGTGTGGTTGGAGCTTCCGCCATCTATGGAACCGAAGCCCTGGTCATTGGAACAACGGTAAAACTTACTCGCGCTCTTTGGATTCTTCCCCTTTCATTTTTGGGAGCCAAACTCAACAAAAACCAGAGTAAGGCTACAATACCCTGGTTTCTTTTTGGTTTTCTGCTCACAGCACTTATTCGTTCTCTCATGCCAGAAGCAGATGGATGCTGGAATATGCTGGCACTAGGAGGGAAAAAACTCATGGTGGGAACCCTTTTTTTTGTAGGCGCCGGATTAACAAAAGAAGACCTAAAAAAGATAGGTAAAGGTGCTTTGTTGAAAGCTGTTACTCTCTGGGTTCTCGTCTCGTTACTTTCTCTTACAGTAATAAAATTAGGTTTTATCCATCTTGGTCTCTAA
- a CDS encoding LysR substrate-binding domain-containing protein produces the protein MESVTLRQLEIFVYIAQFENMTAASKKLFLTQSAVSMSLKELEKTLGGSVFHRVGRGLILNDRGRALLPKAKNILASVKDLVDMAHNTEKALMGELMIGCSTTIGNYFFPTRLKLFCDEHPQVRITLNVGNTREIAKLVREGILDIGLVEGIVEERDLDEKEWVKDVLVVIASPEHPFACRSMVPMAEMIEEQWVLRERGSGTLSSFEALLASKNLRFPYVQEIGHTEAIKRVVEAGMGMSCLSRLAVEQELREGSLVEIPTDIEISRWFRIISLPEEHRSRLFNYMMKWLFSFASVK, from the coding sequence ATGGAATCAGTAACGTTGAGGCAGCTTGAAATATTTGTTTATATTGCTCAGTTTGAGAATATGACAGCGGCATCCAAAAAGCTTTTTTTAACACAATCTGCTGTGAGTATGTCACTGAAAGAGCTAGAGAAAACGCTCGGGGGATCTGTTTTTCATAGAGTGGGAAGAGGGTTGATCCTCAACGATCGTGGGCGTGCTCTCTTGCCAAAGGCAAAAAATATTTTAGCATCGGTAAAAGATTTAGTGGATATGGCTCACAATACGGAAAAAGCTCTTATGGGAGAACTTATGATCGGGTGCAGTACGACTATAGGAAATTATTTTTTCCCCACACGCTTAAAATTATTCTGCGATGAACATCCGCAGGTAAGAATTACATTAAATGTAGGCAACACGCGAGAGATTGCCAAGCTTGTGCGAGAAGGAATTCTTGATATCGGTCTCGTCGAAGGGATTGTAGAAGAAAGGGATCTTGATGAAAAAGAGTGGGTTAAGGATGTGTTGGTAGTTATAGCATCTCCAGAACATCCTTTTGCTTGTCGCTCCATGGTTCCAATGGCAGAAATGATAGAGGAGCAATGGGTATTGAGAGAGCGTGGGTCTGGGACGCTTAGCTCTTTCGAAGCACTTCTTGCCAGTAAAAACTTGCGTTTCCCCTATGTGCAGGAGATTGGGCATACCGAGGCCATTAAGCGAGTGGTGGAAGCTGGTATGGGGATGAGCTGCCTTTCCCGTTTGGCAGTTGAACAGGAATTGCGAGAGGGGAGTCTTGTTGAAATCCCAACAGATATAGAGATTTCTCGGTGGTTCAGAATAATTTCGCTGCCTGAAGAACATAGAAGCAGGTTATTTAACTATATGATGAAATGGCTCTTTTCTTTTGCCTCCGTAAAGTAA
- a CDS encoding 4Fe-4S dicluster domain-containing protein has translation MTIHIDKDLCKGCGLCVEACPTNVYAITGETNRKGFAVVTAVNAEKCVKCRICEKTCPDLALYIEE, from the coding sequence ATGACCATACATATCGATAAAGATTTATGTAAAGGTTGCGGACTTTGTGTAGAGGCCTGCCCGACGAATGTTTATGCAATTACTGGCGAAACAAACCGTAAAGGCTTTGCTGTTGTAACGGCTGTTAATGCTGAGAAGTGCGTCAAATGCAGAATATGTGAGAAGACATGTCCCGACCTGGCTCTATATATTGAAGAATAG
- the sucD gene encoding succinate--CoA ligase subunit alpha, whose product MSILINADTKVLVQGITGRSGALQTQTLIEYGTRIVAGVTPGKGGMIVHDIPVFDFVSEAVSRYGADAAISFVPPALAKDAAFEIIDSAIPLLVLTMEGIPQKDVLAIISYASAHNTRIIGPGAAGLIAPGKCKLGAHPARMFKEGHVGVVSKSGALSYEMGKTLTEAGIGQSTVVALGGGPIWGTTQKEIVELFEKDPETEIILLLGEIGGATEIKAAEYIAEHVTKPVVSLIVGRSAPEGKSLGHAGAIIRGNKGTAASKMKALAKSGVYVAQNPREVIEIIRKLR is encoded by the coding sequence ATGTCCATTCTTATTAATGCAGATACTAAAGTGCTCGTTCAGGGAATAACAGGTCGCTCAGGAGCCCTTCAAACTCAAACTCTTATTGAATATGGGACCCGCATTGTGGCAGGAGTTACGCCAGGTAAAGGTGGAATGATAGTACACGATATACCTGTTTTTGATTTTGTCAGTGAAGCAGTTTCAAGGTATGGTGCCGACGCAGCTATTAGTTTTGTCCCGCCTGCTCTTGCCAAAGATGCTGCTTTTGAAATTATTGACAGCGCTATCCCTTTGCTTGTTCTTACGATGGAAGGTATTCCTCAAAAAGATGTGCTTGCAATTATCAGTTATGCATCAGCCCATAATACACGGATTATAGGCCCTGGAGCTGCCGGGTTGATCGCTCCAGGGAAGTGTAAGCTTGGCGCTCATCCTGCGCGAATGTTTAAAGAAGGACATGTAGGAGTTGTTTCTAAGAGTGGCGCCCTTTCGTATGAAATGGGGAAAACGTTGACAGAAGCGGGAATAGGACAGTCTACAGTGGTTGCTCTTGGTGGTGGCCCTATCTGGGGAACAACTCAAAAAGAAATAGTTGAGCTTTTTGAAAAGGATCCTGAAACAGAAATTATTTTGCTTCTAGGAGAAATTGGCGGGGCAACGGAGATTAAAGCAGCGGAATATATTGCTGAACACGTAACGAAACCGGTTGTTTCTCTTATTGTGGGAAGATCGGCTCCAGAAGGGAAATCTTTAGGCCACGCGGGGGCTATCATCAGAGGCAATAAAGGAACAGCTGCTTCAAAAATGAAAGCTCTTGCAAAGTCTGGCGTATATGTGGCGCAAAATCCAAGAGAAGTTATTGAGATTATTCGCAAATTGAGGTGA